The Sphingobium baderi genome includes a region encoding these proteins:
- a CDS encoding replication initiator protein A — MKPRIEPDRQRNPELPLAVNETPNGAEGRPPLLPVRYPDPDLFICDVLDAIPKDDMASMEHPIFSLATKPDRRVFRYEHNGNKLEIVPSVKGLATIHDKDILIYCISQLIGKMNQGERPSRTLHLTARDLLVWTNRQTDGDGYDRLRSAFERLSGTRITTNIKADGEEITEGFGLINEWRIVRQTRSGQMSEIKVTLSDWLFKMVEGRSVLTLHRDYFRLRKPLERRIYELARKHCGAQEKWSISVETLQKKTGASSHLRVFRSMLRDLVAHDHLPDYAVEMNGDTVTFRNREALDTVEAIEAEPERPYIDPEGFHDAKSVAPGYDVYALYDQWVSWWIDSGRPELKSPRAAFIGFCRNKHKTAPLR; from the coding sequence ATGAAACCCCGAATCGAGCCTGACCGTCAACGAAACCCCGAACTTCCGCTTGCCGTCAACGAAACCCCGAACGGCGCGGAGGGTCGCCCTCCCCTGTTGCCGGTTCGCTATCCCGATCCCGATCTGTTCATTTGCGATGTTCTCGACGCCATCCCCAAGGATGACATGGCCTCGATGGAGCATCCGATTTTCTCGCTCGCGACCAAGCCCGATCGGCGCGTGTTCCGCTACGAGCATAACGGCAACAAGCTCGAAATCGTCCCCAGCGTCAAAGGGCTGGCGACGATCCACGACAAGGATATTCTGATCTACTGCATCTCCCAGCTCATCGGGAAGATGAACCAGGGCGAGCGGCCGAGCCGCACCTTGCACCTCACGGCGCGCGATCTGCTAGTGTGGACCAACCGGCAAACCGATGGCGACGGCTATGACCGACTGCGGAGCGCGTTCGAGCGCCTGTCGGGGACGCGGATCACCACGAACATCAAGGCCGATGGCGAGGAAATCACCGAAGGGTTCGGCCTCATCAACGAATGGCGGATCGTGCGGCAAACCCGCTCCGGCCAAATGTCGGAAATCAAGGTCACGCTCTCCGATTGGCTGTTCAAGATGGTCGAGGGGCGCAGTGTCCTGACGCTGCACCGCGACTATTTCCGTCTCCGCAAGCCGCTCGAACGGCGCATCTACGAGCTGGCGCGCAAGCATTGCGGCGCGCAGGAAAAATGGTCGATCTCGGTCGAAACGCTACAGAAAAAGACTGGCGCGAGTAGCCATCTGCGCGTGTTCCGCTCGATGCTGCGCGATCTCGTCGCGCACGATCATCTGCCCGACTATGCCGTGGAAATGAACGGCGATACGGTCACGTTCCGCAATCGCGAGGCGCTGGATACGGTCGAGGCGATCGAGGCGGAACCCGAACGGCCCTATATCGACCCCGAAGGCTTCCACGACGCCAAGAGCGTTGCGCCTGGCTATGACGTGTATGCGCTCTATGACCAATGGGTGTCATGGTGGATCGACAGCGGACGGCCGGAACTGAAAAGCCCCCGCGCCGCCTTCATCGGCTTCTGCCGCAACAAGCACAAGACCGCCCCCTTGCGCTAG